A region from the Dendropsophus ebraccatus isolate aDenEbr1 chromosome 1, aDenEbr1.pat, whole genome shotgun sequence genome encodes:
- the LOC138777179 gene encoding uncharacterized protein isoform X2, which yields MDGACGSAVMSADGEYARRRRYTHDTFDFPREFEHHADPHHRRGSLCDRHCAANIQTDLVDTHSGSHQHSLLTPRLLSGAGSTPSCCPHHSEEVQSCNICIKTTITAENEVEALKLSNNYKFGFKKWKSHVTERPWEDRSEIVKELYSELNVVKTSVDSTLTFGNILYLLLFGWWISLFYLLISIVMFISILGYPYGVLCLRLSRYFVWPFGKVILKSGITHHRKCYVRFSKCEAIPEVDEMEKTPLIEKCERRAQVSAVNYWVDNPYHAEVVLCCYYAVNVYYYKYTVDGLNVFAVNLIVLVIVSLVLGYVDSHNYYTSSPVKFTLSLLSIMPLSYYIGMAIASISAQSNFALGAVVNATFGSIIELTFYITALIKGAREDNKCYEEVVKSALTGTLLGCVLFVPGLCMVIGGIKHREQRFNSRSAGVGSALLFISVGGVFAPTLFSKVYGKMICGDCLNLGQNGTDRYICQNCHTELIGRNGTAFYNDIKPLVYTVSILLPAAYVIGLIFTLKTHSHIYDIHISDCHVPGHHHSAVVHWSRWRAVVILIGSTLLMSACADLATEHISPILKGATVSQYFIGVTVLAMIPELPEIVNGIQFALLNNLSLSIEIGSCIAVQVCMLQIPILVLFTVFYPTGFTLVFSDLHLWASMFSVILMNYIFMDGKCDYFQGTALVMVYFIMLAMYFFAPSPAGC from the exons ATGGATGGCGCGTGTGGGAGCGCAGTCATGTCTGCTGATGGGGAGTACGCGCGGCGCAGGAGGTACACGCACGACACCTTCG ACTTCCCTCGTGAATTTGAACACCATGCTGATCCACACCATCGGAGGGGTTCCCTCTGTGACAGACATTGTGCTGCAAATATCCAGACTGATTTGGTAGACACTCATTCCGGATCTCATCAACATAGTCTGCTTACACCAAGactgttgtcag GTGCTGGCTCAACCCCATCCTGTTGTCCTCATCACTCAGAAGAGGTCCAGTCATGTAATATCTGTATTAAAACCACCATAACTGCTGAGAATGAGGTGGAAGCTCTTAAACTTTCTAACAACTATAAG TTTGGGTTCAAAAAATGGAAAAGTCATGTAACCGAGAGACCATGGGAGGATCGGTCTGAAATTGTGAAAGAACTCTACTCTGAACTGAATGTAGTGAAAACATCAGTTG ATTCAACTCTAACATTTGGAAACATTCTTTATCTGCTCCTATTTGGATGGTGGATCAGCCTGTTTTACCTCCTTATTTCAATTGTGATGTTTATCTCTATTCTAGGGTATCCCTATG GTGTACTGTGTTTAAGGCTTTCAAGGTACTTTGTGTGGCCATTTGGAAAAGTTATTTTGAAG AGTGGTATAACACACCATAGAAAATGTTATGTAAGGTTCTCCAAGTGTGAGGCCATTCCAGAGGTTGATGAGATGGAGAAGACTCCCCTTATAGAAaagtgtgagagacgtgctcaaGTCTCTGCGGTCAACTACTGG GTGGACAATCCATATCATGCAGAAGTTGTTCTCTGCTGCTATTATGCTGTTAATGTGTATTACTATAAGTACACTGTGGATGGACTCAATGTGTTTGCTGTTA ATCTAATAGTATTGGTGATTGTGTCGCTTGTCCTTGGCTATGTGGACAGTCACAACTACTACACAAGCTCCCCTGTGAAATTCACACTTTCTTTGCTCTCCATCATGCCGTTGTCCTACTATATTGGAATGGCTATAGCAAG TATATCAGCTCAGAGTAACTTTGCATTAGGAGCAGTGGTAAATGCTACATTTGGCTCTATTATTGAACTGACCTTCTACATCACTGCACTGATAAAGGGAGCAAGAGAGGATAACAAGTGCTATGAGGAAGTGGTGAAGTCTGCCCTGACTGGCACATTGCTGGGGTGTGTCCTCTTCGTTCCT GGCCTGTGCATGGTTATTGGAGGAATAAAGCATCGCGAACAAAGATTTAATAGTCGTTCAGCTGGTGTGGGCTCCGCTCTGCTCTTCATTTCTGTTGGAG GTGTGTTTGCACCCACTCTCTTTTCCAAAGTGTATGGAAAAATGATTTGTGGAGATTGTTTGAATTTAGGACAAAATGGAACAGATAGGTACATCTGTCAGAATTGCCATACAGAGTTG ATTGGACGAAACGGCACAGCCTTTTATAATGACATAAA GCCTTTGGTGTACACCGTGTCCATTCTTTTGCCTGCTGCCTATGTTATAGGACTTATTTTCACTCTGAAGACTCATTCCCATATTTATGATATCCACATCAGTGACTGTCATG tGCCTGGACATCATCACAGTGCTGTGGTGCACTGGTCCCGATGGCGAGCAGTGGTTATTCTTATTGGTTCCACACTATTAATGTCAGCTTGCGCGGATCTTGCTACTGAACATATTAGCCCCATACTTAAAGGAGCAACAGTATCTCAA tattttattGGAGTCACTGTCCTGGCGATGATCCCAGAACTTCCAGAAATCGTGAATGGAATACAGTTTGCTCTTCTGAATAACCTGAGTTTAAG CATAGAAATTGGGAGCTGCATTGCTGTCCAGGTGTGCATGCTACAGATTCCTATTCTGGTGCTGTTCACTGTTTTCTAT CCAACAGGATTTACTTTAGTATTTAGTGATCTGCACCTATGGGCCAGCATGTTTAGTGTGATCCTGATGAACTACATCTTTATGGATGGGAAGTGTGACTATTTTCAAG GAACTGCCCTGGTTATGGTTTACTTCATAATGCTTGCTATGTATTTCTTTGCACCGTCTCCTGCTGGTTGCTAA
- the LOC138777179 gene encoding uncharacterized protein isoform X1: protein MDGACGSAVMSADGEYARRRRYTHDTFDFPREFEHHADPHHRRGSLCDRHCAANIQTDLVDTHSGSHQHSLLTPRLLSGAGSTPSCCPHHSEEVQSCNICIKTTITAENEVEALKLSNNYKFGFKKWKSHVTERPWEDRSEIVKELYSELNVVKTSVDSTLTFGNILYLLLFGWWISLFYLLISIVMFISILGYPYGVLCLRLSRYFVWPFGKVILKSGITHHRKCYVRFSKCEAIPEVDEMEKTPLIEKCERRAQVSAVNYWWRASTYIWLLGGYPLLALVHGLACFFSWILVFFIPVTKMNGRVFCTVLLMPPEHVYIRWENKVDNPYHAEVVLCCYYAVNVYYYKYTVDGLNVFAVNLIVLVIVSLVLGYVDSHNYYTSSPVKFTLSLLSIMPLSYYIGMAIASISAQSNFALGAVVNATFGSIIELTFYITALIKGAREDNKCYEEVVKSALTGTLLGCVLFVPGLCMVIGGIKHREQRFNSRSAGVGSALLFISVGGVFAPTLFSKVYGKMICGDCLNLGQNGTDRYICQNCHTELIGRNGTAFYNDIKPLVYTVSILLPAAYVIGLIFTLKTHSHIYDIHISDCHVPGHHHSAVVHWSRWRAVVILIGSTLLMSACADLATEHISPILKGATVSQYFIGVTVLAMIPELPEIVNGIQFALLNNLSLSIEIGSCIAVQVCMLQIPILVLFTVFYPTGFTLVFSDLHLWASMFSVILMNYIFMDGKCDYFQGTALVMVYFIMLAMYFFAPSPAGC, encoded by the exons ATGGATGGCGCGTGTGGGAGCGCAGTCATGTCTGCTGATGGGGAGTACGCGCGGCGCAGGAGGTACACGCACGACACCTTCG ACTTCCCTCGTGAATTTGAACACCATGCTGATCCACACCATCGGAGGGGTTCCCTCTGTGACAGACATTGTGCTGCAAATATCCAGACTGATTTGGTAGACACTCATTCCGGATCTCATCAACATAGTCTGCTTACACCAAGactgttgtcag GTGCTGGCTCAACCCCATCCTGTTGTCCTCATCACTCAGAAGAGGTCCAGTCATGTAATATCTGTATTAAAACCACCATAACTGCTGAGAATGAGGTGGAAGCTCTTAAACTTTCTAACAACTATAAG TTTGGGTTCAAAAAATGGAAAAGTCATGTAACCGAGAGACCATGGGAGGATCGGTCTGAAATTGTGAAAGAACTCTACTCTGAACTGAATGTAGTGAAAACATCAGTTG ATTCAACTCTAACATTTGGAAACATTCTTTATCTGCTCCTATTTGGATGGTGGATCAGCCTGTTTTACCTCCTTATTTCAATTGTGATGTTTATCTCTATTCTAGGGTATCCCTATG GTGTACTGTGTTTAAGGCTTTCAAGGTACTTTGTGTGGCCATTTGGAAAAGTTATTTTGAAG AGTGGTATAACACACCATAGAAAATGTTATGTAAGGTTCTCCAAGTGTGAGGCCATTCCAGAGGTTGATGAGATGGAGAAGACTCCCCTTATAGAAaagtgtgagagacgtgctcaaGTCTCTGCGGTCAACTACTGG TGGCGTGCCAGCACCTACATTTGGCTGCTTGGGGGATATCCTTTGCTCGCATTAGTCCATGGACTTGCCTGTTTTTTCTCCTGGATCTTGGTCTTTTTCATTCCAGTAACCAAAATGAATGGCAGGGTTTTCTGCACTGTGCTTTTAATGCCTCCAGAGCATGTTTACATCCGTTGGGAAAACAAG GTGGACAATCCATATCATGCAGAAGTTGTTCTCTGCTGCTATTATGCTGTTAATGTGTATTACTATAAGTACACTGTGGATGGACTCAATGTGTTTGCTGTTA ATCTAATAGTATTGGTGATTGTGTCGCTTGTCCTTGGCTATGTGGACAGTCACAACTACTACACAAGCTCCCCTGTGAAATTCACACTTTCTTTGCTCTCCATCATGCCGTTGTCCTACTATATTGGAATGGCTATAGCAAG TATATCAGCTCAGAGTAACTTTGCATTAGGAGCAGTGGTAAATGCTACATTTGGCTCTATTATTGAACTGACCTTCTACATCACTGCACTGATAAAGGGAGCAAGAGAGGATAACAAGTGCTATGAGGAAGTGGTGAAGTCTGCCCTGACTGGCACATTGCTGGGGTGTGTCCTCTTCGTTCCT GGCCTGTGCATGGTTATTGGAGGAATAAAGCATCGCGAACAAAGATTTAATAGTCGTTCAGCTGGTGTGGGCTCCGCTCTGCTCTTCATTTCTGTTGGAG GTGTGTTTGCACCCACTCTCTTTTCCAAAGTGTATGGAAAAATGATTTGTGGAGATTGTTTGAATTTAGGACAAAATGGAACAGATAGGTACATCTGTCAGAATTGCCATACAGAGTTG ATTGGACGAAACGGCACAGCCTTTTATAATGACATAAA GCCTTTGGTGTACACCGTGTCCATTCTTTTGCCTGCTGCCTATGTTATAGGACTTATTTTCACTCTGAAGACTCATTCCCATATTTATGATATCCACATCAGTGACTGTCATG tGCCTGGACATCATCACAGTGCTGTGGTGCACTGGTCCCGATGGCGAGCAGTGGTTATTCTTATTGGTTCCACACTATTAATGTCAGCTTGCGCGGATCTTGCTACTGAACATATTAGCCCCATACTTAAAGGAGCAACAGTATCTCAA tattttattGGAGTCACTGTCCTGGCGATGATCCCAGAACTTCCAGAAATCGTGAATGGAATACAGTTTGCTCTTCTGAATAACCTGAGTTTAAG CATAGAAATTGGGAGCTGCATTGCTGTCCAGGTGTGCATGCTACAGATTCCTATTCTGGTGCTGTTCACTGTTTTCTAT CCAACAGGATTTACTTTAGTATTTAGTGATCTGCACCTATGGGCCAGCATGTTTAGTGTGATCCTGATGAACTACATCTTTATGGATGGGAAGTGTGACTATTTTCAAG GAACTGCCCTGGTTATGGTTTACTTCATAATGCTTGCTATGTATTTCTTTGCACCGTCTCCTGCTGGTTGCTAA
- the LOC138777179 gene encoding uncharacterized protein isoform X3 — protein sequence MDGACGSAVMSADGEYARRRRYTHDTFDFPREFEHHADPHHRRGSLCDRHCAANIQTDLVDTHSGSHQHSLLTPRLLSGAGSTPSCCPHHSEEVQSCNICIKTTITAENEVEALKLSNNYKFGFKKWKSHVTERPWEDRSEIVKELYSELNVVKTSVDSTLTFGNILYLLLFGWWISLFYLLISIVMFISILGYPYGVLCLRLSRYFVWPFGKVILKSGITHHRKCYVRFSKCEAIPEVDEMEKTPLIEKCERRAQVSAVNYWWRASTYIWLLGGYPLLALVHGLACFFSWILVFFIPVTKMNGRVFCTVLLMPPEHVYIRWENKVDNPYHAEVVLCCYYAVNVYYYKYTVDGLNVFAVNLIVLVIVSLVLGYVDSHNYYTSSPVKFTLSLLSIMPLSYYIGMAIASISAQSNFALGAVVNATFGSIIELTFYITALIKGAREDNKCYEEVVKSALTGTLLGCVLFVPGLCMVIGGIKHREQRFNSRSAGVGSALLFISVGGVFAPTLFSKVYGKMICGDCLNLGQNGTDRYICQNCHTELIGRNGTAFYNDIKPLVYTVSILLPAAYVIGLIFTLKTHSHIYDIHISDCHAFSFLLSAWTSSQCCGALVPMASSGYSYWFHTINVSLRGSCY from the exons ATGGATGGCGCGTGTGGGAGCGCAGTCATGTCTGCTGATGGGGAGTACGCGCGGCGCAGGAGGTACACGCACGACACCTTCG ACTTCCCTCGTGAATTTGAACACCATGCTGATCCACACCATCGGAGGGGTTCCCTCTGTGACAGACATTGTGCTGCAAATATCCAGACTGATTTGGTAGACACTCATTCCGGATCTCATCAACATAGTCTGCTTACACCAAGactgttgtcag GTGCTGGCTCAACCCCATCCTGTTGTCCTCATCACTCAGAAGAGGTCCAGTCATGTAATATCTGTATTAAAACCACCATAACTGCTGAGAATGAGGTGGAAGCTCTTAAACTTTCTAACAACTATAAG TTTGGGTTCAAAAAATGGAAAAGTCATGTAACCGAGAGACCATGGGAGGATCGGTCTGAAATTGTGAAAGAACTCTACTCTGAACTGAATGTAGTGAAAACATCAGTTG ATTCAACTCTAACATTTGGAAACATTCTTTATCTGCTCCTATTTGGATGGTGGATCAGCCTGTTTTACCTCCTTATTTCAATTGTGATGTTTATCTCTATTCTAGGGTATCCCTATG GTGTACTGTGTTTAAGGCTTTCAAGGTACTTTGTGTGGCCATTTGGAAAAGTTATTTTGAAG AGTGGTATAACACACCATAGAAAATGTTATGTAAGGTTCTCCAAGTGTGAGGCCATTCCAGAGGTTGATGAGATGGAGAAGACTCCCCTTATAGAAaagtgtgagagacgtgctcaaGTCTCTGCGGTCAACTACTGG TGGCGTGCCAGCACCTACATTTGGCTGCTTGGGGGATATCCTTTGCTCGCATTAGTCCATGGACTTGCCTGTTTTTTCTCCTGGATCTTGGTCTTTTTCATTCCAGTAACCAAAATGAATGGCAGGGTTTTCTGCACTGTGCTTTTAATGCCTCCAGAGCATGTTTACATCCGTTGGGAAAACAAG GTGGACAATCCATATCATGCAGAAGTTGTTCTCTGCTGCTATTATGCTGTTAATGTGTATTACTATAAGTACACTGTGGATGGACTCAATGTGTTTGCTGTTA ATCTAATAGTATTGGTGATTGTGTCGCTTGTCCTTGGCTATGTGGACAGTCACAACTACTACACAAGCTCCCCTGTGAAATTCACACTTTCTTTGCTCTCCATCATGCCGTTGTCCTACTATATTGGAATGGCTATAGCAAG TATATCAGCTCAGAGTAACTTTGCATTAGGAGCAGTGGTAAATGCTACATTTGGCTCTATTATTGAACTGACCTTCTACATCACTGCACTGATAAAGGGAGCAAGAGAGGATAACAAGTGCTATGAGGAAGTGGTGAAGTCTGCCCTGACTGGCACATTGCTGGGGTGTGTCCTCTTCGTTCCT GGCCTGTGCATGGTTATTGGAGGAATAAAGCATCGCGAACAAAGATTTAATAGTCGTTCAGCTGGTGTGGGCTCCGCTCTGCTCTTCATTTCTGTTGGAG GTGTGTTTGCACCCACTCTCTTTTCCAAAGTGTATGGAAAAATGATTTGTGGAGATTGTTTGAATTTAGGACAAAATGGAACAGATAGGTACATCTGTCAGAATTGCCATACAGAGTTG ATTGGACGAAACGGCACAGCCTTTTATAATGACATAAA GCCTTTGGTGTACACCGTGTCCATTCTTTTGCCTGCTGCCTATGTTATAGGACTTATTTTCACTCTGAAGACTCATTCCCATATTTATGATATCCACATCAGTGACTGTCATG ctttttcttttcttcttagtGCCTGGACATCATCACAGTGCTGTGGTGCACTGGTCCCGATGGCGAGCAGTGGTTATTCTTATTGGTTCCACACTATTAATGTCAGCTTGCGCGGATCTTGCTACTGA